In a genomic window of Flavobacteriales bacterium:
- a CDS encoding FixH family protein, translating to MNWGKGLAISLIAFAAMMAAFGIASARRTESLVTEEYYAEELRYQQRIDAQGRALSLSAPVAIMVGKGRLRIQFPAELAGKAITGELHLLRPNDARADKKVAIAADQDGLFETQALDLWPGRYDASLEWQCGGVTYHSAEKLVVL from the coding sequence ATGAACTGGGGGAAAGGACTTGCAATCAGCCTGATCGCTTTCGCGGCGATGATGGCCGCATTCGGCATCGCCAGCGCACGCCGCACCGAATCGCTCGTCACCGAGGAGTACTACGCCGAGGAGCTGCGCTATCAGCAGCGCATCGATGCTCAGGGGCGCGCGCTATCGCTGAGCGCTCCGGTGGCGATCATGGTGGGAAAGGGCCGCTTGCGCATCCAATTCCCCGCTGAACTGGCAGGTAAAGCGATCACAGGCGAACTGCACCTGCTTCGGCCCAACGATGCGCGCGCTGACAAGAAGGTGGCCATCGCGGCGGACCAGGACGGCTTGTTCGAAACCCAGGCTTTGGACCTCTGGCCAGGCCGATACGACGCCTCCTTGGAATGGCAGTGCGGCGGCGTGACGTATCACAGCGCTGAGAAACTCGTTGTGCTATGA
- a CDS encoding Crp/Fnr family transcriptional regulator, whose amino-acid sequence MFKTEELAKALEREGVHRQLKAGEVLMTVGSTITHIPIVVSGSLRILAQNAKGQERFLYHIMPGESCAMSLNCCSGMQPSPVVAIVEEDAELVMIPARFMEEWMVYPEWRRFVSDTQNQRFNELLETIEVVAFARLDEQLWTYLVKRAQATGEHTLKVTHQDVAQELNSPREVITRLLHQLAQRGKVKLARGSITLVSTVA is encoded by the coding sequence ATGTTCAAGACGGAAGAACTCGCCAAGGCATTGGAGCGGGAGGGCGTTCACCGCCAATTGAAGGCCGGAGAGGTGCTCATGACCGTGGGCAGCACCATCACCCACATTCCCATTGTCGTGAGCGGCAGCCTGCGCATCCTGGCGCAGAATGCGAAAGGCCAGGAGCGCTTCCTTTACCACATCATGCCTGGCGAGAGCTGCGCCATGAGCTTGAACTGCTGCAGCGGCATGCAGCCCAGCCCGGTGGTGGCCATCGTTGAAGAGGATGCGGAGCTGGTAATGATCCCCGCGCGCTTCATGGAGGAGTGGATGGTCTATCCCGAGTGGCGCCGATTCGTGAGCGATACGCAGAATCAGCGATTCAATGAACTCCTGGAGACCATTGAGGTGGTGGCCTTTGCCCGCCTCGATGAGCAGCTCTGGACATACTTGGTGAAGCGCGCCCAAGCCACTGGCGAGCATACCCTCAAGGTGACCCATCAGGACGTTGCGCAGGAGCTCAATTCCCCTCGGGAAGTCATCACCCGGCTCCTCCATCAGCTCGCTCAACGCGGGAAGGTGAAGCTAGCGCGCGGTTCGATAACGCTGGTCAGCACGGTAGCTTGA
- a CDS encoding PAS domain S-box protein, which translates to MLRSTDGTFAESDTARVCELLFMTATEGLVVVDADGRIMMQNPSLARMFGFGHNELLGRGIEDLLPDAIRAKHAAHRSAYHKKPVQRSMGTGMELRGMRLDGSVFPVEVSLNHFEVDGKRYVMALVSDITLRRLAEDELVRTNVELEDRVEKRTSELKAAQEGLKGALEKERELHALKSRFVSMASHEFRTPLSTIMGSIDLIARYASEDEKVDKHVKRIRSKVRELTAMLNEFLSLERIEQGVVQVQPAEVDVVHQCIEQIEELRGLAKPGQHIDYDHDGQERVISTDAQMLGHVVSNLVSNAVKYSPAGTPVVLRTSIDKGRLTITVTDQGVGIPAEDQQHLFDRFFRGSNVTTIQGTGLGLNIVKRYLDLLGGTIAFKSKPGETIFTVDLPQHYGTASN; encoded by the coding sequence ATGCTGCGAAGCACGGATGGAACTTTCGCGGAATCCGATACCGCACGGGTCTGTGAGCTGCTGTTCATGACGGCCACCGAGGGACTCGTGGTTGTGGATGCCGACGGACGCATCATGATGCAGAACCCCAGCCTGGCACGCATGTTCGGCTTCGGCCATAATGAACTCCTCGGTCGCGGCATCGAGGACCTGCTGCCCGATGCGATCCGTGCGAAGCATGCCGCGCACCGCTCCGCTTACCACAAGAAGCCGGTGCAGCGCAGCATGGGCACAGGGATGGAACTCAGAGGCATGCGGCTGGATGGCAGCGTATTCCCAGTGGAGGTGAGCCTGAATCATTTCGAGGTGGATGGCAAGCGTTATGTGATGGCACTGGTCTCGGACATCACGTTGCGGCGGCTGGCTGAAGATGAACTGGTGCGAACCAATGTTGAGCTGGAAGACCGCGTGGAAAAGCGCACCAGCGAGCTGAAAGCAGCCCAAGAGGGGCTGAAAGGCGCCTTGGAGAAGGAGCGCGAGCTGCATGCGTTGAAAAGCCGCTTCGTGAGCATGGCGAGCCATGAGTTCCGCACGCCCTTGAGCACCATCATGGGCAGCATCGACTTGATCGCGCGCTACGCCAGCGAAGACGAGAAGGTGGACAAGCATGTGAAACGCATCCGCTCGAAGGTGCGCGAGCTCACGGCCATGCTCAACGAATTCCTCTCGCTCGAACGGATAGAGCAGGGCGTCGTGCAGGTGCAGCCCGCAGAGGTCGATGTGGTGCACCAATGCATCGAGCAGATCGAGGAATTGCGGGGCTTGGCGAAGCCGGGCCAGCACATCGACTACGACCACGACGGCCAGGAGCGCGTGATCTCCACGGACGCGCAGATGCTCGGGCATGTGGTCTCGAACCTGGTGAGCAACGCGGTGAAGTACAGCCCGGCCGGAACGCCTGTCGTGCTCCGCACTTCCATCGACAAGGGGCGTCTCACCATCACCGTGACCGATCAGGGCGTGGGCATCCCCGCCGAGGACCAGCAGCACCTTTTCGACCGCTTCTTCCGCGGCAGCAACGTGACCACCATCCAAGGCACAGGACTCGGGCTCAACATCGTGAAACGCTACCTGGACCTGCTCGGCGGCACCATCGCTTTCAAGAGCAAGCCGGGCGAGACCATCTTCACCGTAGATCTGCCGCAGCATTACGGGACCGCTTCCAACTGA
- a CDS encoding sulfite exporter TauE/SafE family protein: MNPLLGTALLLGVAGSAHCLGMCGPIALAVPSPRPDWRSRLSSTVLLNSGRVATYALIGAAFGFFGHGLRLVGLQQASSIIAGIILLLSVAVPGALERWLPGSRAALLIGRLRSSLARNLKRTAPEALVLTGLLNGLLPCGLVYAAAIGSAVMGAAGQGALYMVLFGLGTWPMLFALRMGSGLLGQHARHALRRASPVLVGTVAVLLVLRGLELDIPYLSPVGPLVGAEAAVCHP, translated from the coding sequence ATGAACCCATTGCTGGGCACGGCACTCCTGCTCGGCGTGGCAGGCAGTGCGCACTGCCTAGGCATGTGCGGCCCCATCGCGCTGGCCGTGCCCTCTCCCAGGCCCGATTGGCGCTCACGCCTTTCGAGCACGGTGCTCCTGAATAGCGGAAGGGTTGCGACGTATGCGCTCATCGGCGCTGCCTTCGGCTTCTTCGGACATGGATTGAGGCTCGTTGGCTTGCAGCAGGCGTCATCCATCATCGCCGGGATCATCCTGCTCCTGAGCGTTGCGGTGCCTGGCGCGCTCGAGCGCTGGCTTCCCGGATCGCGCGCTGCGCTGCTCATCGGCAGGTTGAGGTCTTCACTGGCCCGCAACCTGAAGCGGACCGCACCGGAGGCATTGGTGCTCACGGGCCTTCTCAATGGGCTCCTTCCTTGCGGCCTCGTTTATGCGGCGGCCATTGGATCTGCCGTGATGGGTGCAGCTGGTCAAGGCGCGCTTTACATGGTGCTCTTCGGCTTGGGCACATGGCCGATGCTCTTCGCCTTGCGCATGGGCAGCGGCTTGCTCGGACAGCATGCGCGACATGCTTTGCGCCGCGCATCACCGGTGCTGGTTGGCACAGTGGCCGTGCTGCTGGTGCTCCGCGGCTTGGAACTGGACATCCCCTACCTGAGCCCCGTTGGACCCCTGGTCGGTGCTGAAGCTGCAGTGTGCCATCCATAA
- a CDS encoding DUF2892 domain-containing protein: protein MKPNMGTADRVMRVILAAVMAILYFTDTVGGTLGLVLLALAAVFLLTSFIRFCPLYAPFGISTCKTK, encoded by the coding sequence ATGAAGCCGAACATGGGCACTGCCGATCGCGTGATGCGCGTCATCCTCGCCGCCGTGATGGCCATCCTCTACTTCACCGATACCGTTGGCGGCACCTTGGGCTTGGTACTGCTCGCGCTTGCGGCCGTCTTCCTGCTCACCAGCTTCATCCGCTTCTGCCCGCTCTATGCGCCATTCGGGATCAGCACCTGCAAGACGAAATGA
- a CDS encoding cysteine dioxygenase family protein, translating into MSPYPIRSIDELLKELLRHRDPESYGPTLQRYEVPTRDLEPYFRWNPRHYTRTCIHRNDQFELLVICYEPGQRTSIHDYDSQTAWIHPVMGEVVEECYATIPEAGLSLINAHHMAPGTDDVLTNGRAIHRFINPGPGRAVTLNLYAKPMSKWRVYDERTGAAIISPAGPPR; encoded by the coding sequence ATGTCCCCATACCCCATTCGATCCATCGATGAGCTGCTGAAGGAGCTGCTCCGCCATCGCGATCCGGAGTCCTACGGCCCCACCCTCCAGCGCTATGAAGTGCCCACGCGCGACTTGGAGCCGTATTTCCGTTGGAATCCGCGGCATTATACGCGGACGTGCATCCACCGGAACGACCAGTTCGAGCTCTTGGTGATCTGCTACGAACCCGGCCAACGCACGAGCATCCACGACTATGACAGCCAGACCGCGTGGATCCATCCGGTGATGGGCGAGGTGGTGGAAGAGTGCTATGCCACCATCCCTGAAGCTGGCCTAAGCCTGATCAATGCGCATCACATGGCCCCGGGCACGGATGATGTGCTCACGAACGGTCGCGCCATCCATCGATTCATCAATCCGGGCCCCGGTCGAGCGGTCACCTTGAATCTGTACGCCAAGCCCATGAGCAAATGGCGCGTGTATGATGAGCGCACAGGTGCAGCCATCATCTCGCCCGCCGGACCGCCACGATGA
- the ccoG gene encoding cytochrome c oxidase accessory protein CcoG, with protein MAQQPAHAARDARAEASRDESFRDSISTVDKRGKRIWVYPKKPSGKWTTRRQWFAYSLLALLFAGPFLRIGGEPLLMINVIERRFVFFGQTFWPQDFLIFVVGFLAFIVFVALFTVAFGRLFCGWACPQTVFMEQVFRRIEYWIEGDWKHQQLLNKAPMSAEKLGKKTIKHLSFFSISFIIGNTFLAYLIGSDELTRIITEPPAEHATGLIAMLAFSGAFYGNFAFFREQACTTVCPYGRLQGVLLDRKSVVIAYDHKRGEQRSGWRKGEDRNAVGKGDCIDCKACVHVCPTGIDIRNGTQLECVNCTACIDACDHIMDSVGLPKGLVRYASEDEITAKKPFAFNLRMKAYTAVLLVLVGALGALIATRSETRTTFLRTPGMLFQERPDGRVSNLYALKVANKTPRELPLRFEVLNVDGGEVMIVGRPIVLQPGELASGEVFLILPKDAVTAMKNRVIVGVFSGEKLLEKVTTSFVGPMKPPGT; from the coding sequence ATGGCCCAGCAACCCGCACACGCTGCTCGCGATGCCCGCGCCGAAGCCTCTCGCGACGAGAGCTTCCGCGACTCCATCAGCACGGTGGACAAGCGAGGCAAGCGCATTTGGGTCTACCCGAAGAAACCAAGCGGCAAGTGGACCACGCGCAGGCAATGGTTCGCTTACTCCCTGCTCGCGCTCCTGTTCGCCGGCCCCTTCTTGCGCATCGGTGGCGAGCCGCTGCTGATGATCAATGTGATCGAGCGGCGCTTCGTCTTCTTCGGGCAGACTTTCTGGCCCCAGGACTTCCTGATCTTCGTTGTGGGCTTCCTCGCCTTCATTGTCTTCGTTGCGCTGTTCACGGTGGCCTTCGGCCGCCTCTTCTGCGGATGGGCCTGTCCGCAAACGGTGTTCATGGAGCAAGTGTTCCGCCGCATCGAGTATTGGATCGAAGGAGACTGGAAGCACCAGCAACTCTTGAACAAGGCGCCGATGTCGGCTGAGAAGCTGGGAAAGAAGACAATCAAGCACCTTTCCTTCTTCAGCATCAGCTTCATCATCGGCAACACCTTCCTCGCCTACCTCATCGGCAGCGATGAGCTCACCCGCATCATCACCGAGCCGCCAGCGGAGCATGCCACTGGCCTCATCGCCATGCTGGCCTTCAGCGGTGCCTTCTACGGGAACTTCGCCTTCTTCCGTGAACAGGCCTGCACCACCGTCTGCCCATACGGCCGTTTGCAGGGCGTGCTGCTCGACCGCAAGAGCGTGGTGATCGCGTACGACCACAAGCGAGGCGAGCAGCGCTCGGGCTGGCGCAAAGGAGAGGATCGAAACGCCGTGGGCAAGGGCGATTGCATCGATTGCAAGGCCTGCGTGCACGTATGCCCGACAGGCATCGACATCCGCAATGGCACCCAGCTCGAATGCGTGAACTGCACCGCATGCATCGATGCGTGCGACCACATCATGGACAGCGTGGGCCTGCCCAAGGGATTGGTGCGCTACGCCAGCGAGGATGAGATCACCGCGAAGAAGCCCTTCGCCTTCAACCTGCGCATGAAGGCCTACACCGCGGTGCTGCTGGTGCTGGTGGGCGCGCTCGGAGCGCTCATCGCCACGCGCAGCGAGACGCGCACCACCTTCCTGCGCACGCCGGGCATGCTGTTCCAGGAACGCCCCGATGGACGCGTGAGCAACCTCTACGCGCTGAAGGTGGCCAACAAGACGCCGCGCGAATTGCCCTTGCGATTCGAGGTGCTGAATGTCGATGGCGGCGAGGTGATGATCGTGGGCAGGCCCATCGTGCTGCAGCCCGGCGAACTCGCCAGCGGCGAGGTCTTCCTGATCCTGCCGAAGGATGCTGTGACGGCTATGAAGAACCGTGTGATCGTCGGTGTGTTCAGCGGTGAAAAGCTGCTGGAGAAAGTGACCACCTCTTTCGTCGGACCCATGAAACCGCCTGGAACATGA